Proteins encoded by one window of Vigna radiata var. radiata cultivar VC1973A chromosome 5, Vradiata_ver6, whole genome shotgun sequence:
- the LOC106760296 gene encoding uncharacterized protein LOC106760296, producing the protein MGYDFEIVYKKGSTNRVVDALSRRDEGEMEEGELQLISRPFWHDFNDILREVEEDVALQKVIADLKQDSNSHGAYTLENERLHYKGRMVISSSSTWIPKLLAEFHVTKTGGTRESTVHIGG; encoded by the coding sequence ATGGGGTATGACTTTGAGATTGTGTATAAAAAGGGAAGTACCAATAGGGTTGTGGATGCTCTCTCGAGGAGAGATGAAGGAGAGATGGAAGAAGGGGAATTACAGCTGATTTCCAGGCCATTTTGGCATGATTTTAACGATATTCTACGAGAGGTGGAGGAGGATGTAGCATTGCAGAAAGTGATTGCTGATCTGAAACAGGATTCCAACTCTCATGGAGCATACACTTTGGAGAATGAACGATTGCATTACAAAGGCCGGATGGTGATATCGTCCAGTTCGACTTGGATTCCAAAGTTACTTGCTGAATTCCATGTAACTAAAACTGGGGGTACTCGGGAGTCTACAGTACATATAGGAGGATAG